The Myxococcus virescens genomic sequence CAGGCCCAGGCCGGTGATCGCGCGGATCTCCTTGATGACGTTGATCTTGTTGGCGCCGGCGTTGGCCAGCACCACCGTGAACTCCGTCTTCTCCTCGACAGGAGCGGCGGCGGCGGCCGGGCCCGCGGCAACGGCCACGGCGGCGGCGGAGACGCCCCACTTGCTCTCGAGCTGCTTCACGAGCTCGGCCGCCTCGAGGACGGTCAGGGAGGAGAGCTGGTCAACAATCGCGTTCAGGTCAGCCATTGAAATGT encodes the following:
- the rplL gene encoding 50S ribosomal protein L7/L12, which codes for MADLNAIVDQLSSLTVLEAAELVKQLESKWGVSAAAVAVAAGPAAAAAPVEEKTEFTVVLANAGANKINVIKEIRAITGLGLKEAKDLVEGAPKNVKEGVNKDDAKKIKDQLTAAGATVDIK